The following are encoded together in the Acanthochromis polyacanthus isolate Apoly-LR-REF ecotype Palm Island chromosome 14, KAUST_Apoly_ChrSc, whole genome shotgun sequence genome:
- the spopla gene encoding speckle-type POZ protein-like A, translated as MSRVPTPPPPGEMSSGPVAESWCYTQVKVVKFSYMWTINNFSFCREEMGEVLKSSTFSSGPNDKMKWCLRVNPKGLDDESKDYLSLYLLLVSCPKSEVRAKFKFSLLNAKREETKAMESQRAYRFVQGKDWGFKKFIRRDFLLDEANGLLPDDKLTLFCEVSVVQDSVNISGQSNMNMLKVPECQLSDDLGNLWECSRFTDCSLYVGGQEFKAHKSILAARSPVFNAMFEHEMEESKKNRVDISDVDPDVFKEMMGFIYTGKAPNLEKMADNLLAAADKYALERLKVMCEEALCNSLSVENVADTLILADLHSAEQLKAQAIDFINRCSVLRQLGCKDGKNWNSNHATDIMETAGWKSMIQSHPHLVAEAFRALASAQCPHFGLPRKRLKQS; from the exons ATGTCACGGGTTCCCACCCCTCCGCCTCCTGGGGAGATGTCAAGTGGACCTGTGGCAGAGAGCTGGTGTTACACACAG GTCAAAGTTGTGAAGTTTTCCTACATGTGGACCATAAACAACTTTAGTTTTTGCAGAGAAGAAATGGGAGAGGTGTTGAAGAGCTCAACCTTCTCTTCTGGCcctaatgacaaaatgaaatg GTGTCTGCGAGTCAATCCAAAGGGACTTGATGATGAAAGCAAAGATTATCTGTCATTGTATTTACTTCTTGTTAGCTGTCCAAAAAGTGAAGTCAGAGCAAAGTTCAAGTTTTCTTTGCTGAATGCTAAAAGAGAGGAGACAAAGGCGATGG AAAGCCAAAGAGCATATAGATTTGTCCAAGGCAAAGATTGGGGCTTCAAAAAATTTATAAGAAGAGATTTCCTTCTTGATGAAGCTAATGGACTTTTACCAGATGACAAGCTCACCCTGTTCTGTGAG GTGAGCGTTGTCCAGGACTCCGTTAACATTTCGGGCCAGTCCAACATGAACATGCTGAAGGTACCAGAGTGTCAGCTGTCTGATGACCTGGGAAACCTGTGGGAGTGTTCACGCTTCACAGACTGCAGCCTCTATGTGGGAGGGCAGGAGTTCAAAGCCCACAAATCCATCCTCGCAG cGAGGTCGCCAGTCTTTAATGCTATGTTTGAACATGAAATGGAGGAGAGTAAAAAG AACCGTGTCGACATCAGTGATGTGGATCCAGATGTCTTTAAGGAAATGATGGGCTTCATCTATACAGGGAAAGCCCCCAACTTGGAGAAGATGGCAGACAATTTGCTGGCAGCTGCAGATAAA TACGCTCTGGAGCGTTTAAAGGTCATGTGTGAAGAGGCCTTGTGCAACAGCCTTTCAGTGGAGAATGTGGCCGACACCCTCATCCTGGCTGACTTGCACAGTGCCGAGCAGCTCAAAGCACAAGCCATAGATTTTATCAACAG GTGCAGTGTCCTGAGACAGCTGGGCTGTAAAGATGGAAAGAACTGGAATAGCAA TCATGCTACAGATATAATGGAGACTGCAGGCTGGAAGTCAATGATCCAGTCCCATCCTCACTTGGTAGCCGAAGCCTTTCGTGCCCTGGCTTCAGCACAGTGCCCACACTTTGGTCTTCCCAGGAAGCGTCTAAAACAGTCCTGA